A window of Clavibacter michiganensis contains these coding sequences:
- a CDS encoding dienelactone hydrolase family protein: MPVTLTEIPLPAASPDASPGLHGVLAVPQGEGPWPAVVVVHEAFGVTDVMRRQAERLAEAGFLALMPDLFSAGGARRCLVATFRTLAAGEGRAFVDVESARRALLARADCTGRVGVIGFCMGGGFALAAASRGFDASSVNYGMLPEDLDGVLDGACPIVASYGGRDRQLAGSADRLEAALVARGIDHDVREYAAAGHSFLNDAEMGPRPLRPVLRAVGMGPEPASAADAWRRIDAFLDAHLRGEERTGA; this comes from the coding sequence ATGCCCGTGACCCTCACCGAGATCCCCCTGCCCGCGGCCTCGCCGGATGCGTCGCCCGGGCTGCACGGCGTGCTGGCGGTGCCCCAGGGCGAGGGCCCGTGGCCCGCGGTCGTGGTGGTGCACGAGGCCTTCGGCGTCACCGACGTCATGCGCCGCCAGGCCGAGCGCCTCGCCGAGGCCGGCTTCCTGGCGCTCATGCCGGACCTCTTCTCCGCCGGCGGCGCGCGCCGCTGCCTGGTCGCGACCTTCCGCACGCTCGCGGCGGGGGAGGGCCGGGCGTTCGTCGACGTCGAGTCCGCTCGCCGCGCGCTCCTCGCCCGCGCCGACTGCACGGGCCGCGTCGGCGTCATCGGCTTCTGCATGGGCGGCGGGTTCGCCCTCGCGGCGGCCTCCCGCGGCTTCGACGCATCGAGCGTGAACTACGGGATGCTCCCGGAGGACCTCGACGGGGTGCTCGACGGCGCGTGCCCGATCGTCGCGAGCTACGGCGGCCGCGACCGGCAGCTCGCGGGATCCGCCGACCGTCTCGAGGCCGCGCTCGTGGCACGTGGCATCGACCACGACGTGCGGGAGTACGCCGCCGCCGGGCACTCCTTCCTCAACGACGCCGAGATGGGTCCCCGGCCGCTCCGCCCGGTGCTGCGCGCGGTGGGGATGGGACCGGAGCCCGCGTCCGCGGCGGACGCCTGGCGCCGGATCGACGCGTTCCTCGACGCCCACCTGCGCGGCGAGGAGCGCACGGGGGCATAG
- a CDS encoding YceI family protein, whose translation MSDTTTVPGYIAGTWTIDKTHSSVGFSIRHIMISKVKGTFKDFDAEIVTGATPEQSSVKAHATIASIDTNEPNRDQHLRTNDFFDAENNPTIDFVSTAVRVEKDGDAKVDGELTVRGVTKPVTFDVEFGGFGGDPYGNTKFGATATTVINREDFGLTYNAALETGGVLLGDKVTITLDIQAVLATPAA comes from the coding sequence ATGAGCGACACCACCACCGTCCCCGGCTACATCGCCGGCACCTGGACCATCGACAAGACCCACAGCTCCGTCGGCTTCAGCATCCGCCACATCATGATCAGCAAGGTCAAGGGCACGTTCAAGGACTTCGACGCCGAGATCGTCACGGGCGCCACCCCCGAGCAGAGCTCCGTCAAGGCCCACGCGACCATCGCCTCGATCGACACGAACGAGCCGAACCGCGACCAGCACCTGCGCACCAACGACTTCTTCGACGCCGAGAACAACCCCACCATCGACTTCGTCTCCACCGCCGTGCGCGTGGAGAAGGACGGCGACGCGAAGGTCGACGGCGAGCTCACCGTCCGCGGCGTCACCAAGCCCGTCACGTTCGACGTCGAGTTCGGCGGCTTCGGCGGCGACCCCTACGGCAACACCAAGTTCGGCGCGACGGCCACCACGGTCATCAACCGCGAGGACTTCGGCCTCACCTACAACGCGGCCCTCGAGACCGGCGGCGTGCTGCTCGGCGACAAGGTCACCATCACGCTCGACATCCAGGCGGTCCTCGCGACCCCCGCGGCCTAG
- a CDS encoding LCP family protein, whose protein sequence is MQHAPQRTRADRARVRGIARHGRLRTPSAGRTVMRGIGMVAAVSFAAAASLLTIVFVDLSRTVADNTVDISGGQTLPPSLGGIDGGANILIVGSDSRAGQGDGYGAAKDVGTATLNDVTMLLHISEDSSRATVISFPRDMLVPIPECEGPDGTKYAASSRAQLNESLSRGGFECTVRMIEGLTGLDIPYGGVVQFNGVVEMSNAVGGVEVCVANGIYDPKTDLSLDPGIHPLQGKEAVQFLRTRYGVGDGSDISRIGNQQVFLSALVRTIKSSDTLTNPAKLYGIARAVVDNMQLSTSLADLDTLVSVALTFKDIPLDDVVFLQYPGTVLANGRVQPDEAAAAQLVSLLASDADFSLGEAAASDESGSVPAEGATTPPATTAPPTDGSTPTTPPTATAEVLDPSITGQTAAQSTCSNGQG, encoded by the coding sequence ATGCAGCACGCCCCCCAGAGGACCCGCGCCGACCGGGCCCGCGTCCGCGGCATCGCCCGTCATGGCCGCCTGCGCACCCCGAGCGCGGGACGCACCGTGATGAGGGGCATCGGCATGGTCGCCGCGGTCTCGTTCGCCGCCGCCGCGTCCCTGCTGACCATCGTCTTCGTGGACCTCTCCCGCACCGTCGCCGACAACACCGTCGACATCTCGGGCGGCCAGACGCTCCCGCCCTCGCTCGGCGGCATCGACGGCGGCGCGAACATCCTCATCGTCGGGAGCGACAGCCGCGCCGGCCAGGGTGACGGCTACGGCGCGGCGAAGGACGTGGGCACGGCCACCCTCAACGACGTCACGATGCTGCTGCACATCAGCGAGGACAGCAGCCGCGCGACGGTCATCTCCTTCCCGCGCGACATGCTCGTGCCCATCCCGGAGTGCGAGGGGCCCGACGGCACGAAGTACGCCGCCAGCTCCCGCGCCCAGCTCAACGAGTCGTTGTCGCGCGGCGGCTTCGAGTGCACCGTGCGGATGATCGAGGGCCTCACCGGTCTCGACATCCCGTACGGCGGAGTCGTGCAGTTCAACGGCGTGGTCGAGATGTCGAACGCGGTCGGCGGCGTCGAGGTCTGCGTGGCCAACGGCATCTACGACCCGAAGACCGACCTCTCGCTGGATCCCGGCATCCACCCGCTCCAGGGCAAGGAGGCCGTGCAGTTCCTCCGCACCCGCTACGGCGTGGGCGACGGCAGCGACATCTCGCGCATCGGCAACCAGCAGGTGTTCCTGAGCGCGCTCGTGCGCACCATCAAGAGCTCCGACACCCTGACGAACCCCGCCAAGCTCTACGGCATCGCGCGCGCCGTGGTCGACAACATGCAGCTGTCCACCTCGCTCGCCGACCTCGACACGCTCGTTTCGGTGGCGCTCACCTTCAAGGACATCCCGCTCGACGACGTCGTGTTCCTGCAGTACCCGGGCACGGTCCTCGCCAACGGGCGCGTCCAGCCGGACGAGGCGGCGGCGGCGCAGCTCGTGAGCCTGCTCGCCTCCGACGCCGACTTCTCGCTCGGCGAGGCGGCGGCCTCCGACGAGTCCGGCAGCGTGCCGGCGGAGGGCGCCACCACGCCGCCGGCCACGACCGCCCCGCCGACCGACGGGTCGACCCCGACGACGCCGCCCACCGCGACGGCCGAGGTGCTCGACCCGAGCATCACCGGCCAGACCGCGGCGCAGAGCACCTGCTCCAACGGCCAGGGCTGA
- a CDS encoding alpha/beta hydrolase, which yields MRIPPLRPRPEGSAPVVVDGGRPSRRPAPPEDGYCPSELDPDPRAAGLVAGSTDTALGVVRHHHAPTRRSETATVLLHGAAGAWTTWTPALRAARDAGHPLEDVVAVDLPGWGGSAGPEDAARSTPEAVADAVIRVVDDLGYVGCLLVGHSMGGFLALDLATRHPGRVRSVALVSPTLYSVMRSAAHPIRCFGTLPGFSMMLGSIHVTRLLGAPGLALVRMLQRTGLLRQLTRPLFAHGGRVRGSVIAALAVEVRPRGFLRATEIAVAYPAGDLWPRIACPVTAVRGRRDVFVTPDDLARLARDIPGASSAVVADAGHFAHVERPLETLRALGLVP from the coding sequence GTGCGCATCCCCCCGCTCCGTCCCCGTCCCGAGGGATCCGCCCCCGTCGTCGTGGACGGCGGTCGGCCGTCGCGTCGCCCGGCTCCACCGGAGGACGGCTACTGCCCCTCCGAGCTCGACCCGGATCCGCGCGCCGCCGGCCTGGTCGCGGGGTCGACCGACACGGCGCTCGGCGTCGTCCGGCACCACCACGCGCCGACGCGTCGCTCGGAGACGGCCACCGTGCTGCTCCACGGCGCGGCCGGCGCGTGGACCACGTGGACGCCCGCCCTCCGCGCCGCCCGGGACGCCGGTCACCCGCTCGAGGACGTCGTGGCCGTCGACCTCCCCGGCTGGGGCGGCTCCGCGGGCCCGGAAGACGCCGCCCGGTCCACCCCGGAAGCCGTGGCCGACGCCGTGATCCGCGTGGTCGACGACCTCGGGTACGTCGGCTGCCTGCTCGTCGGGCATTCGATGGGCGGCTTCCTCGCCCTCGACCTGGCAACCAGGCACCCGGGTCGCGTGCGCTCCGTGGCCCTGGTGTCGCCCACCCTGTACTCCGTCATGCGCAGCGCGGCCCACCCGATCCGGTGCTTCGGCACGCTGCCGGGCTTCAGCATGATGCTCGGCTCGATCCACGTGACGCGCCTCCTCGGCGCACCCGGGCTCGCGCTCGTCCGGATGCTCCAGCGCACGGGCCTCCTGCGTCAGCTCACCCGGCCCCTGTTCGCGCACGGAGGGCGGGTGCGCGGGTCGGTCATCGCCGCGCTGGCCGTGGAGGTGCGGCCCCGCGGGTTCCTCCGCGCCACGGAGATCGCCGTCGCCTACCCCGCGGGTGACCTGTGGCCGCGGATAGCCTGCCCGGTCACCGCCGTGCGGGGCCGCCGTGACGTCTTCGTCACGCCGGACGACCTGGCCCGACTTGCACGCGACATCCCGGGTGCCTCCTCCGCGGTCGTCGCCGACGCCGGGCACTTCGCGCACGTCGAGCGCCCCCTCGAGACGCTCCGCGCGCTCGGCCTCGTGCCCTGA
- a CDS encoding DNA polymerase III subunit alpha yields MSFTHLHVASAFSAHFGTSAPEALVDRVASEGAPAAAITDRDGLYGAVRHIRRSLAAGVSPVVGAELGLTGEHPGRITVLAHGGTRGQGWAALSRLISASHGRGTARSTARSAQAGIARTRPPAFLLGEDGPVGTVMLGPDSDVGRAVAAGDHALASRHLAEWARLLPGAVVVEVVCHFTEPGESASLRHAARMLELADAHRVPAVLTNAVRYLEPDDALTGDVLDAAGTLRPLGSFRPQPNGQAWLKTPTEMQGIAREIAGASSLDRRAGEALLRATEELADRCRLDPDADLAWRKPKLPEKSVIGVTGDPDEALWRKAEAGATERFGHVDEAMRQRVLARMRTELTTITGFGFATYFLTVADVCALMRDMGVRNQARGSGAGSLVNYLLRISNVDPLEHDLLFERFLGKVRSTLPDIDIDVESARRHEVYHRVFEKYGSNRVTLLSMQNTYRARGAARDAGLALDLDEQQIDFIAKNIWRFNAREFRAVLETKPELKPIADLVRDDPSIDLLVDLTERLDRLPRHISMHPCGVILGDSDLLSTSPVQPSGMGLPMSQFDKDDIDDMGLLKLDILGVRMQSTMAYALDEIHRIHGARSAVAGGIPVDARYVHRDGRIELDEIPHDDEETFAAIRTTHTLGMFQIESPGQRELIGKMQPDVYEDLIADISLFRPGPMKGNMVAPFLDTKHGITRPDYLHPRFAPFLAPTFGVVIYHEQVIRIFADCMQVSLAEADELRRNMERMDTVVEQAFRERTAMHVDGRTGRRPFSDADVERIWKALKGFGSFGFCKAHGAAFALPTWQSAWLKTHYPAEFLAGILTHDPGMYPKRLLLTEARRMGVPVLPLDVNRSRGVYRVERVEGGETTGRTRIGELGIRLSLQDVHGMSEAELERIERGQPYDSISDFYAKAQPSRALLERLAAVGALDPLATNEDDRAARGAASRGDVMAYVRRLTARAARPADPAGQLPLFVDDRDLIPRGSPDPDGRARVAAELDILQMEVTEHVLESYRPMLDELGVIPASQLLEVRSGSEVVVAGIRIATQTPPMRSGKRVVFISLDDGTGCSDSTFFDEAQQKAGPMLFGTRLLVIRGRTRRTGERGVSIQAEDAWDLKEMWARWQDARRQGGGGPDGLDDAAQVA; encoded by the coding sequence GTGAGCTTCACCCACCTGCACGTCGCGTCCGCCTTCTCCGCCCACTTCGGCACCTCGGCGCCCGAGGCGCTCGTCGACCGGGTCGCGTCCGAGGGCGCGCCGGCCGCGGCGATCACCGACCGCGACGGGCTGTACGGCGCGGTCCGCCACATCCGCCGCTCCCTCGCCGCCGGCGTCTCCCCCGTGGTCGGCGCGGAGCTCGGGCTCACGGGCGAGCACCCGGGCCGGATCACGGTGCTCGCGCACGGCGGCACGCGCGGCCAGGGCTGGGCGGCGCTCAGCCGGCTCATCAGCGCGAGCCACGGGCGCGGCACGGCGAGGAGCACCGCCCGGAGCGCGCAGGCCGGCATCGCGCGCACCCGGCCGCCCGCGTTCCTCCTCGGCGAGGACGGTCCGGTGGGCACGGTCATGCTCGGGCCCGACTCGGACGTCGGCCGCGCCGTCGCGGCGGGCGACCACGCGCTCGCATCCCGCCACCTGGCCGAGTGGGCGCGGCTGCTGCCCGGCGCGGTGGTCGTCGAGGTGGTCTGCCACTTCACAGAGCCCGGCGAGTCCGCGAGCCTCCGCCACGCCGCCCGCATGCTCGAGCTCGCCGACGCCCACCGCGTCCCCGCGGTGCTCACCAACGCCGTCCGCTACCTCGAGCCCGACGACGCGCTCACGGGCGACGTGCTCGACGCGGCCGGCACGCTCCGGCCGCTCGGGTCCTTCCGCCCGCAGCCCAACGGGCAGGCGTGGCTGAAGACCCCTACCGAGATGCAGGGGATCGCGCGGGAGATCGCGGGCGCGTCGTCGCTCGACCGCCGGGCGGGCGAGGCGCTGCTGCGCGCCACCGAGGAGCTCGCCGACCGCTGCCGGCTGGATCCGGACGCCGACCTCGCCTGGAGGAAGCCGAAGCTGCCGGAGAAGTCCGTCATCGGCGTCACGGGAGACCCGGACGAGGCGCTCTGGCGGAAGGCCGAGGCCGGGGCCACCGAGCGGTTCGGGCACGTCGACGAGGCGATGCGGCAGCGCGTGCTCGCGCGCATGCGCACCGAGCTCACGACCATCACGGGCTTCGGCTTCGCCACCTACTTCCTCACGGTCGCCGACGTCTGCGCGCTCATGCGCGACATGGGGGTGCGCAACCAGGCCCGCGGATCCGGCGCGGGCAGCCTCGTCAACTACCTGCTGCGCATCTCCAACGTCGACCCGCTGGAGCACGACCTGCTCTTCGAGCGCTTCCTCGGCAAGGTCCGCTCGACGCTGCCCGACATCGACATCGACGTGGAGTCGGCCAGGCGGCACGAGGTCTACCACCGCGTGTTCGAGAAGTACGGCAGCAACCGGGTCACCCTGCTGTCGATGCAGAACACCTACCGGGCCCGCGGCGCCGCGCGCGACGCGGGGCTCGCGCTCGACCTCGACGAGCAGCAGATCGACTTCATCGCCAAGAACATCTGGCGCTTCAACGCGCGCGAGTTCCGGGCGGTGCTCGAGACGAAGCCCGAGCTCAAGCCCATCGCCGACCTCGTGCGCGACGACCCGAGCATCGACCTGCTGGTCGACCTCACCGAGCGGCTCGACCGGCTCCCCCGGCACATCTCCATGCACCCGTGCGGCGTGATCCTCGGCGACTCCGACCTGCTCAGCACGAGCCCCGTGCAACCGAGCGGCATGGGCCTGCCGATGAGCCAGTTCGACAAGGACGACATCGACGACATGGGGCTCCTGAAGCTCGACATCCTCGGGGTGCGGATGCAGAGCACCATGGCGTACGCGCTGGACGAGATCCACCGCATCCACGGCGCGCGCTCGGCGGTCGCGGGCGGCATCCCGGTCGACGCGCGCTACGTGCACCGCGACGGGCGCATCGAGCTCGACGAGATCCCCCACGACGACGAGGAGACCTTCGCCGCCATCCGCACCACGCACACGCTCGGCATGTTCCAGATCGAGTCGCCCGGGCAGCGCGAGCTCATCGGCAAGATGCAGCCGGACGTCTACGAGGACCTCATCGCCGACATCTCGCTGTTCCGGCCGGGCCCCATGAAGGGCAACATGGTCGCGCCGTTCCTCGACACGAAGCACGGCATCACCCGGCCCGACTACCTGCACCCGCGGTTCGCGCCGTTCCTCGCGCCCACGTTCGGCGTCGTCATCTACCACGAGCAGGTCATCCGGATCTTCGCCGACTGCATGCAGGTCTCCCTCGCGGAGGCCGACGAGCTGCGCCGCAACATGGAGCGGATGGACACGGTGGTCGAGCAGGCGTTCCGGGAGCGCACCGCCATGCACGTGGACGGGCGCACGGGCCGGCGCCCCTTCTCGGACGCCGACGTCGAGCGCATCTGGAAGGCGCTGAAGGGCTTCGGCTCGTTCGGGTTCTGCAAGGCGCACGGCGCCGCGTTCGCGCTGCCCACCTGGCAGAGCGCGTGGCTGAAGACGCACTACCCGGCGGAGTTCCTCGCGGGGATCCTCACGCACGACCCCGGCATGTACCCCAAGCGCCTGCTGCTCACCGAGGCCCGTCGGATGGGCGTGCCCGTGCTGCCGCTCGACGTGAACCGGTCGCGGGGCGTCTACCGCGTCGAGCGCGTCGAGGGCGGGGAGACGACCGGGCGCACGCGCATCGGCGAGCTCGGGATCCGGCTGTCGCTGCAGGACGTGCACGGCATGAGCGAGGCGGAGCTGGAGCGCATCGAGCGGGGGCAGCCCTACGACTCCATCAGCGACTTCTACGCGAAGGCGCAGCCGTCGCGCGCGCTGCTCGAGCGGCTGGCCGCCGTGGGCGCGCTCGACCCGCTCGCCACGAACGAGGACGACCGGGCGGCGCGCGGGGCCGCGTCCCGCGGCGACGTCATGGCGTACGTGCGGCGGCTCACGGCGCGCGCGGCCCGGCCCGCGGATCCGGCCGGGCAGCTGCCGCTCTTCGTCGACGACCGCGACCTCATCCCGCGCGGCTCGCCCGACCCCGACGGCCGCGCGCGCGTCGCCGCCGAGCTCGACATCCTGCAGATGGAGGTCACCGAGCACGTGCTCGAGAGCTACCGGCCCATGCTCGACGAGCTCGGGGTCATCCCGGCGAGCCAGCTGCTCGAGGTGCGCAGCGGCTCCGAGGTGGTGGTCGCGGGGATCCGCATCGCCACGCAGACGCCGCCCATGCGCAGCGGCAAGCGCGTGGTCTTCATCAGCCTCGACGACGGCACGGGCTGCTCCGACTCCACCTTCTTCGACGAGGCGCAGCAGAAGGCCGGGCCCATGCTCTTCGGCACGCGGCTGCTCGTCATCCGGGGGCGCACCCGGCGCACGGGCGAGCGCGGCGTCTCCATCCAGGCGGAGGACGCGTGGGACCTGAAGGAGATGTGGGCGCGCTGGCAGGACGCCCGGCGGCAGGGCGGCGGCGGCCCCGACGGGCTGGACGACGCGGCCCAGGTGGCCTGA
- a CDS encoding alpha/beta hydrolase, whose protein sequence is MTRPLPGYSPLELDADPAGSGLVRGTTPTGLGVVRHHHVRVRGSDTATVLLHGAAGSWTTWTPLIRTARDAGVPFADVVAIDLPGWGGSPLDATDDEATVDAIADAVRAVVDGLGYARWRLVGHSMGGFIALHIAAGDPDRAVSVALVSPTTYSVIASVAHPVREFRLIPGFTMMLGVMRTMRRLGRPGTALIRGVGRIRLMRPIALPLFAHGWHVRRSIVDAIATEARPRAFSLAAEVTRGYDADGLWSRIACPVVAVRGDDDVFVSRDDLDLLARAVPSLRSAVIRDAGHFAHVERPVETLRALGLDA, encoded by the coding sequence GTGACCCGGCCCCTGCCCGGCTACAGCCCGCTCGAGCTCGATGCGGATCCCGCCGGATCCGGCCTCGTTCGCGGCACCACGCCCACCGGGCTCGGCGTCGTGCGGCACCACCACGTGCGGGTCCGCGGATCGGACACCGCGACGGTGCTGCTGCACGGCGCCGCGGGATCCTGGACCACCTGGACGCCGCTGATCCGCACCGCGCGCGACGCGGGCGTCCCGTTCGCCGACGTGGTCGCGATCGACCTGCCGGGCTGGGGCGGATCCCCGCTCGACGCGACCGACGACGAGGCGACGGTCGACGCCATCGCCGACGCCGTCCGCGCGGTCGTCGACGGCCTCGGCTACGCGCGCTGGCGGCTCGTCGGCCACTCCATGGGCGGCTTCATCGCGCTGCACATCGCAGCCGGCGATCCCGATCGCGCGGTCTCCGTCGCGCTCGTCTCGCCCACGACGTACTCGGTCATCGCGAGCGTCGCGCATCCCGTGCGGGAGTTCCGGCTCATCCCGGGCTTCACGATGATGCTCGGCGTGATGCGCACCATGCGCCGGCTCGGCCGCCCGGGCACCGCGCTCATCCGCGGCGTCGGCCGCATCCGCCTCATGCGGCCGATCGCGCTGCCGCTGTTCGCCCACGGCTGGCACGTGCGGCGCTCGATCGTCGACGCGATCGCGACCGAGGCCCGGCCCCGCGCGTTCTCGCTCGCGGCGGAGGTCACGCGCGGCTACGACGCCGACGGGCTCTGGTCGCGCATCGCCTGCCCGGTGGTCGCGGTGCGGGGCGACGACGACGTCTTCGTCTCCCGGGACGACCTCGACCTGCTGGCGCGGGCCGTGCCGTCGCTGCGCTCCGCCGTGATCCGCGACGCCGGCCACTTCGCGCACGTGGAGCGCCCCGTCGAGACGCTGCGGGCGCTCGGCCTCGACGCCTGA
- a CDS encoding glucose-6-phosphate dehydrogenase, giving the protein MTSEPSTLVILGASGDLTERLLLPGLGSLVASDRGRRIQLIGTGRSERTASEWTKTVKTAFDSVDATGRRAAGIVSSTKYIQADPTDLDDLKRILAACEGAPALYFALPPAISIQVCEQLAKLDLPEGTTLALEKPFGSNSRSAAQLNRQLQKLVPEDRIHRTDHFLGLSTVLNLVSLRFANRFFESVWSARDIEEVEIVYDETLALEGRAAYYDKSGALVDMIQSHLLQVLAVFAMEPPASIDPDDLRSNIAAVLRATEVWDNDPVTYSRRARYTGATVDGTRIPAYAKEDGVDPANETETLAEVTFGVANARWAGVPFRLRSGKALKEASKRIVVTFKPVAHLPRGLHGSARPDRLVIDLKPDGISLEVTMDGTGEPFTLTQSTFRAEFAEPELTPYGEVLDGILAGDPRLSVRGDVAERCWRIVAPVMRAWKGDRVPMAEYRAGSAGPTAWR; this is encoded by the coding sequence ATGACCAGCGAACCCTCCACCCTCGTCATCCTCGGCGCCAGCGGCGACCTCACGGAACGCCTCCTCCTGCCGGGTCTCGGCAGCCTCGTGGCGAGCGATCGGGGGCGGCGGATCCAGCTCATCGGCACCGGCCGGAGCGAGCGCACGGCGTCGGAGTGGACGAAGACGGTCAAGACCGCGTTCGACTCGGTGGACGCCACGGGACGCCGGGCGGCGGGCATCGTCTCGTCCACGAAGTACATCCAGGCCGACCCCACCGACCTCGACGACCTGAAGCGGATCCTCGCCGCGTGCGAGGGCGCGCCCGCGCTCTACTTCGCGCTGCCGCCGGCCATCTCCATCCAGGTCTGCGAGCAGCTGGCGAAGCTCGACCTGCCGGAGGGCACCACGCTCGCGCTCGAGAAGCCGTTCGGGTCGAACAGCCGGAGCGCGGCGCAGCTCAACCGCCAGCTGCAGAAGCTCGTGCCGGAGGACCGCATCCACCGCACCGACCACTTCCTCGGCCTCTCCACGGTGCTCAACCTCGTGTCGCTGCGCTTCGCCAACCGCTTCTTCGAGTCGGTGTGGAGCGCGAGGGACATCGAGGAGGTCGAGATCGTCTACGACGAGACGCTCGCGCTCGAGGGCCGCGCGGCCTACTACGACAAGTCGGGCGCGCTGGTCGACATGATCCAGAGCCACCTGCTGCAGGTGCTCGCGGTCTTCGCGATGGAGCCGCCCGCGAGCATCGACCCGGACGACCTGCGCTCGAACATCGCCGCGGTCCTCCGCGCCACCGAGGTGTGGGACAACGACCCCGTCACGTACAGCCGTCGCGCCCGCTACACGGGCGCCACGGTCGACGGCACCCGCATCCCCGCGTACGCCAAGGAGGACGGGGTGGATCCGGCCAACGAGACGGAGACGCTCGCGGAGGTCACCTTCGGCGTCGCCAACGCGCGCTGGGCGGGCGTGCCGTTCCGGCTGCGCTCGGGCAAGGCCCTCAAGGAGGCGTCCAAGCGCATCGTCGTCACCTTCAAGCCCGTGGCGCACCTGCCGCGGGGCCTCCACGGATCCGCGCGGCCGGACCGGCTCGTCATCGACCTCAAGCCCGACGGCATCTCGCTCGAGGTCACCATGGACGGCACGGGCGAGCCCTTCACCCTCACGCAGTCCACGTTCCGCGCGGAGTTCGCCGAGCCCGAGCTCACGCCGTACGGCGAGGTGCTCGACGGCATCCTCGCGGGCGACCCGCGCCTCTCGGTCCGCGGCGACGTGGCCGAGCGCTGCTGGCGCATCGTCGCGCCCGTCATGCGCGCCTGGAAGGGCGACCGCGTGCCCATGGCCGAGTACCGCGCCGGATCCGCGGGGCCGACCGCCTGGCGCTGA
- a CDS encoding FUSC family protein yields MRITTTVRTTTRIPFVQVVKTSVAAIIAWFVCIALLPAQLPIFATIAALLVVQPSINQTFGKAVERSLGVITGVLLALGLGLALGTSSGVVLLAVVVAVLVGWVFRLTPGSSTQIPISAMLVLAIGQLSPVYAVDRIVETILGAAIGVVVNIAIAPPVLHEASRRAVVGLAGDCAAALDRLAGALSEPVEREELDRMLVRARELRPRHTKAVAEVDRGLESLTLNPLRRRHRALLEADRELLATLTVLVNRVVGMTRAVHDRYDPSLAEEPVVRGIATELTRAAHDVRLLAEHALPGDARADGADPREEPALTAPLVVLQPSDEHWILIGSLLEDIRRIRSEIIGGAE; encoded by the coding sequence GTGCGCATCACCACGACCGTCCGCACCACCACGCGGATCCCGTTCGTCCAGGTGGTCAAGACGTCGGTCGCCGCGATCATCGCCTGGTTCGTCTGCATCGCCCTGCTGCCCGCGCAGCTGCCCATCTTCGCGACGATCGCGGCGCTGCTCGTGGTGCAGCCGAGCATCAACCAGACCTTCGGCAAGGCGGTCGAACGCAGCCTCGGCGTGATCACGGGCGTGCTGCTCGCGCTCGGGCTCGGCCTCGCGCTCGGCACGTCGAGTGGGGTGGTCCTGCTCGCGGTCGTCGTGGCGGTGCTGGTGGGCTGGGTCTTCCGGCTGACGCCGGGGTCGAGCACGCAGATCCCGATCAGCGCGATGCTCGTGCTCGCCATCGGCCAGCTCTCGCCCGTGTATGCGGTCGACCGCATCGTGGAGACGATCCTCGGAGCGGCCATCGGCGTGGTCGTCAACATCGCGATAGCGCCGCCCGTGCTGCACGAGGCGAGCCGCCGCGCGGTGGTCGGCCTCGCGGGCGACTGCGCCGCGGCCCTCGACCGGCTCGCCGGCGCGCTGTCGGAGCCCGTCGAGCGCGAGGAGCTCGACCGCATGCTCGTCCGCGCGCGCGAGCTGCGGCCGCGGCACACGAAGGCCGTCGCCGAGGTCGACAGGGGGCTCGAGAGCCTGACCCTCAACCCGCTCCGGCGGCGGCACCGGGCGCTGCTCGAGGCCGACCGGGAGCTGCTCGCGACGCTCACCGTGCTCGTCAACCGCGTGGTCGGCATGACGCGCGCCGTGCACGACCGCTACGACCCGTCGCTCGCCGAGGAGCCCGTGGTGCGTGGGATCGCGACCGAGCTGACGCGCGCCGCCCACGACGTGCGGCTCCTCGCGGAGCACGCGCTGCCGGGCGACGCCCGCGCGGATGGCGCCGACCCGCGGGAGGAGCCCGCGCTCACGGCCCCGCTCGTGGTGCTGCAGCCGAGCGACGAGCACTGGATCCTCATCGGCTCGCTGCTGGAGGACATCCGCCGCATCCGCTCGGAGATCATCGGCGGCGCCGAGTGA